The Vicia villosa cultivar HV-30 ecotype Madison, WI unplaced genomic scaffold, Vvil1.0 ctg.000101F_1_1_2_unsc, whole genome shotgun sequence sequence GATGCACATGAGTTGATGTTGGAGATTGTATCTGAGAACCGAGAATGTCTTCGAAGTTAGCAGGATTCACAACTGCAAGCCTATTTGAAGGGAATGAAAGAGCTGTCATCTCTTCAATCATTAGCTTCTGCAAAAGGCGATTTTCAAGTTCGAGAAATTCAGTATCTTCTCTAGCATTCAATGCAGTTTTCAATCTGCTTCTCGGCAACTGAAGTGTAGGGACTGCGGCATGAGACTGAGTCGGCCACATGGTTCCAGCTGCAGGAGATGACACGGCAGATGGAGTCAAAGGCGGTGTCGACATGGATTGTGTCGAACTGGACGGAGAGCTCAATGAGTAGTAATCCATTGAAGAAGCACTAGGTGAATTTGAATAAGATATAGGTGAAGGCAAAGCAGAACCAGTAGAAGCATACAATGGCCGAAGCTCCTCAGGTTTGTGCGCAAAAAAGCAGACTCTTCGGGTGCATTCGGTCTCATCTTTACAAAGCCTTGTTCTGTATTGAGCAGGATGAAGCCAGGACTCAAAAATACCATGTGCATATTCACAAGCATCCCCTTTACTGCATGATCCCTTCCGAAACTCAGGACAAGGGACACAGGTATAATGATATATCATGGGATCACGACGCCTTGCGTTTTCTCCTGGATGAACAAAGGGACACTCAGTCCAATCATGAGAATAAGCCCTTGAACAAGTCCTCACTTTGAATATATACATCCTAAACTCATCTGTACTATATATCCCATTGTTTATGTCGGGTAGGGGTAGATCAATCGGATAATCTTTCTTCTCAATTCGAGGTGTACCAATATCTTGTTGCTGCTTCTCCATTTGGAAACCTACTTCCTTGAGGAAATCATTGTATTCATCAATATCATCCCACATCCTAAATTCACCTAGTATGGCTTGTAGTAACCTCTTCTTTGAACCTGAGATACTATTAGACATCATGAGAATCAAGTCAATGCACCGGTTACCGTTGGCATCAACAGAATTAACATCT is a genomic window containing:
- the LOC131624062 gene encoding zinc finger CCCH domain-containing protein 66-like, which translates into the protein MCSVSNRKPSQDYGRQEEMHYKVSDLLLFSATDDVIAFKEAVENDNHDVNEVGLWYGRRIGSKEMGYEERTPLMIATLFGSKGVLSYILETGRVDVNQKCGSDRATALHCAVSGCSAASAEVIKLLLDASADVNSVDANGNRCIDLILMMSNSISGSKKRLLQAILGEFRMWDDIDEYNDFLKEVGFQMEKQQQDIGTPRIEKKDYPIDLPLPDINNGIYSTDEFRMYIFKVRTCSRAYSHDWTECPFVHPGENARRRDPMIYHYTCVPCPEFRKGSCSKGDACEYAHGIFESWLHPAQYRTRLCKDETECTRRVCFFAHKPEELRPLYASTGSALPSPISYSNSPSASSMDYYSLSSPSSSTQSMSTPPLTPSAVSSPAAGTMWPTQSHAAVPTLQLPRSRLKTALNAREDTEFLELENRLLQKLMIEEMTALSFPSNRLAVVNPANFEDILGSQIQSPTSTHVHPNVTQQLWGFSSDLTDSNVIGSPQITIDPFMNSKNDALSKRSQSFIERSSIESFSSKLPSSTSVAMEPYTNLSGWGSHDGKLDWSILGDELNKSYSFGFQNQHSNSTMVEQNADDQDVLLSQESWVSSLVKDSPTVQSEQYCVEE